A window of the Pseudobacteroides sp. genome harbors these coding sequences:
- a CDS encoding S-layer homology domain-containing protein, translated as MTVPRYTDFYLGYILPEKNSLYYEMGFYSGYQTVQNPYNAAKLNIYDSYCSGLNLMILSKMPTPDNNIPPPVILTPPTATRIPTPTTTPKPTITPTPTAQELATKQPSSGNEDSNNMPTDVSDHWAKDYIVKLISKGFVSGYQDGTIRPDKDITRAEITKLIAKMLYLEPSNTSTKRFADSSKFQDWAKGYINAISEDGIIMGYKDNTFRPNNKLTRMEMVVIILRALGYKDLKQMSLDFKDKKAIPDWASGYVAKAVELSIVNGYQDGSFKPNKNITRAEAFTIIIKGLELKKVIVQ; from the coding sequence ATGACAGTACCAAGGTATACCGACTTTTATTTGGGGTATATACTGCCTGAAAAAAATTCTCTGTATTATGAAATGGGATTTTATAGCGGCTACCAAACAGTCCAAAACCCCTATAATGCAGCAAAATTAAACATATATGACAGTTATTGCAGCGGATTGAACTTGATGATATTAAGTAAAATGCCAACTCCAGATAATAATATACCACCGCCAGTTATTCTTACTCCACCTACAGCAACCAGAATCCCAACACCAACAACTACACCTAAGCCTACAATTACACCGACTCCCACTGCTCAAGAGCTTGCCACCAAGCAGCCTTCATCAGGGAATGAGGATTCAAACAACATGCCAACCGATGTTTCAGACCATTGGGCTAAGGATTATATTGTAAAGCTTATCTCAAAGGGATTTGTGAGCGGATACCAGGACGGCACAATAAGACCTGATAAGGACATAACACGTGCCGAGATAACAAAGCTTATAGCTAAAATGCTTTATTTGGAGCCATCCAACACCTCAACAAAGAGGTTTGCCGATTCTTCAAAATTCCAAGACTGGGCAAAGGGTTATATTAATGCAATATCAGAAGACGGTATTATTATGGGATACAAAGATAATACATTTAGACCAAATAATAAACTCACTCGTATGGAAATGGTTGTCATAATCCTTAGAGCGTTAGGGTATAAAGACTTAAAACAAATGTCCCTTGATTTTAAAGATAAAAAAGCTATCCCGGACTGGGCATCCGGCTATGTGGCAAAAGCTGTTGAGCTGAGCATTGTAAACGGTTATCAGGACGGTTCATTTAAGCCAAATAAAAATATAACAAGGGCAGAAGCATTCACGATAATCATTAAAGGGTTGGAACTTAAGAAAGTGATAGTACAATAG
- a CDS encoding S8 family peptidase: MTIKKRYRFTQAFSLFLCTIFITSNLYTPAFSINTDTTPTYQATSAPHENTISEDRIIVKYKDEKKSSIVKDTVKKKLKNFNIDVEKKLQNIDVISVSNKVESEFLLEELKNSPYVEYAQPDYKLEKFEVPQDDSFYKQWGLYNRGQAINGQSGTTGVDINACSAWNLSKGNENVIVGILDTGIDINHPDLKNSIYINAEEIPGNNLDDDNNGYVDDINGWDFINSDNTVFDNINEDFHATHIAGIIAAKHNGQGVCGISPNIKILPLKFFNDYAGYTSDAIEAIQYAEKMGVKAINCSFGDTNYNYALEQEMRNSNILFVCASSNKEANLDYEPYYPACYNIPNKITVAAVDNKGKLSDFSNYGSIVDIAAPGSDIFSTVPDGKYDYASGTSMAAPFVAAEAALIWSLNSDYSVSMVKGTILGNVKNIPALQGKVRTSGIVDADKSLKAVEPYIAPSPTYTPTNTATLPATPTPSPTSTFTPAATPTATFTATIPPYPGGPVIPSDTNIITSTPSPTNGLEATDTPTSTIAGTLLPISTPIPTSTPTNTIAVTNTVTPTNTHTPTSTYTPMPTPTPYGYSIKGKVYIPGNVVAQDDIKMEVYLEDEKGKIYSTDIDFKKGTSSHDFTLYTLGGSSKNTYQIAYYIYEGDTEYGKNGYYTSYGTTFDDEYAEYISISKDTTGINIDLLTKRKIRGSVSLPNGKTAPAGGLDVKVVAGTKDYYQYVEYIKIPEGNVSANYELNVFENNSKYKYYISYEIDNMPLYLSNGFYNSQDTKIYFKDAEPVDISSSDISNINMTLLPCKRLSGTVRLPYNKTAPSGGISVIVKAQSKDRDTYYTDRVNIAEGKSSADYFISLPYDYTSYYVSYYTIDQNYVEQGYYSGQYTTTAVIDNAVQVTSYNDNITNINLTLISGVILKGTVMISDLAVNDSGIKALVFVESEGISLYKLVKIEEHTRYAEYTITVPESSNPGYLIRCFTTQKGFVKDVYYKEDFISTPYFEDATIIPVYSGFQSRINMRLVDGSEISGVVSLPAAAPVGGLDLSVLTFTDDYIGVFEDITIPQGST; this comes from the coding sequence ATGACAATTAAAAAAAGGTACCGCTTTACACAAGCATTTTCATTATTTCTATGCACCATATTCATAACATCCAATCTTTACACTCCGGCTTTTTCCATCAATACAGACACTACACCCACTTATCAGGCCACTTCCGCACCTCATGAAAATACAATTTCAGAGGATAGAATTATAGTCAAATATAAGGATGAGAAGAAAAGCAGCATTGTTAAGGACACTGTAAAGAAAAAGCTGAAAAACTTTAATATAGATGTAGAAAAAAAGCTTCAAAATATAGACGTAATTAGCGTTTCAAACAAGGTTGAATCTGAGTTTTTATTGGAAGAATTAAAAAACAGCCCCTATGTAGAATATGCCCAACCGGATTATAAGCTGGAGAAATTTGAAGTACCTCAAGATGATTCATTCTATAAGCAGTGGGGACTTTATAATAGAGGCCAGGCAATCAACGGTCAATCAGGAACCACAGGAGTTGATATAAACGCGTGCTCTGCCTGGAATTTAAGCAAAGGAAATGAAAATGTTATAGTTGGCATTCTTGACACGGGAATAGACATAAATCATCCTGATTTAAAAAACAGTATTTACATAAACGCCGAAGAAATCCCAGGTAACAATTTAGATGATGATAATAACGGTTATGTTGACGATATAAACGGCTGGGACTTCATAAACTCCGACAACACAGTGTTTGATAACATCAATGAGGATTTTCATGCGACCCACATTGCCGGTATTATTGCTGCTAAGCATAATGGTCAAGGTGTATGCGGTATTTCCCCCAACATAAAGATACTACCATTAAAATTCTTCAATGATTACGCCGGCTATACCAGCGATGCCATTGAAGCAATACAATATGCTGAAAAGATGGGCGTTAAAGCAATTAACTGTTCTTTCGGAGACACTAACTACAACTATGCTCTCGAACAGGAAATGAGAAATTCCAATATTTTATTTGTATGTGCAAGCAGTAACAAGGAAGCTAATCTTGATTACGAACCTTACTACCCTGCATGTTACAATATTCCTAATAAAATAACTGTTGCTGCAGTAGATAATAAAGGAAAGCTCTCCGATTTTTCCAATTATGGTTCTATAGTTGATATTGCTGCACCAGGCTCAGATATTTTTAGTACTGTCCCTGATGGAAAATATGACTATGCAAGCGGTACATCCATGGCTGCACCTTTTGTGGCAGCTGAGGCAGCATTAATATGGAGCTTAAATAGTGATTATAGTGTATCAATGGTTAAAGGAACAATCCTGGGTAATGTAAAAAACATTCCTGCACTTCAAGGAAAAGTTAGAACTTCCGGTATAGTGGATGCTGATAAATCTTTAAAAGCAGTTGAACCATATATAGCACCATCACCAACATACACACCAACAAATACAGCCACATTGCCTGCTACACCAACTCCATCACCAACATCTACTTTTACACCCGCCGCAACTCCTACTGCTACATTCACCGCAACCATACCGCCTTATCCAGGAGGCCCAGTTATACCCTCGGATACAAACATTATTACAAGTACACCTTCGCCTACAAACGGTTTGGAAGCCACCGATACCCCAACATCTACTATTGCAGGTACTCTACTCCCTATATCAACTCCAATTCCTACTTCCACACCGACCAATACCATTGCTGTAACAAACACTGTAACACCTACAAACACTCATACTCCCACAAGTACCTATACTCCTATGCCAACACCTACCCCATACGGCTATTCTATAAAGGGAAAAGTATATATTCCAGGCAATGTTGTAGCACAAGATGATATAAAAATGGAAGTATACTTGGAGGATGAAAAAGGAAAAATATATTCAACTGATATAGATTTCAAGAAAGGTACTTCCTCTCACGATTTTACCCTCTATACCCTGGGTGGTTCATCCAAAAATACCTATCAGATAGCCTACTACATATATGAAGGGGATACTGAATACGGTAAAAACGGATATTACACATCATATGGTACTACATTTGATGATGAATACGCAGAATACATATCTATATCCAAGGATACTACGGGAATTAATATAGATTTGCTTACCAAAAGAAAAATACGCGGTTCAGTGTCACTTCCAAACGGAAAAACAGCACCTGCAGGAGGACTTGATGTAAAAGTCGTAGCCGGTACTAAGGATTATTACCAATATGTAGAGTACATAAAGATACCTGAAGGCAATGTTAGTGCAAACTATGAATTAAATGTCTTTGAGAATAACAGCAAATACAAGTATTATATATCCTATGAGATAGATAATATGCCTCTATACCTGTCCAACGGATTTTATAACAGTCAAGACACTAAAATTTATTTTAAAGATGCAGAGCCTGTAGATATAAGTTCATCGGATATTTCAAATATCAATATGACTTTGCTGCCGTGTAAACGCTTATCCGGTACTGTCAGACTCCCTTACAATAAAACTGCACCATCAGGAGGGATAAGTGTCATTGTTAAGGCCCAGTCCAAGGACCGAGATACATACTATACCGATCGTGTAAATATTGCAGAAGGTAAATCATCAGCTGATTATTTTATTTCACTACCGTATGACTACACCTCTTATTATGTAAGTTACTATACAATTGATCAAAACTATGTTGAGCAAGGTTATTACAGCGGCCAGTATACAACAACAGCAGTTATAGATAATGCAGTTCAAGTAACATCCTATAATGATAACATAACAAATATAAACCTTACATTGATTTCTGGTGTTATACTAAAGGGTACTGTTATGATTTCCGATTTAGCAGTAAATGACAGTGGAATAAAAGCCTTGGTATTTGTAGAAAGCGAAGGCATAAGTTTATATAAACTTGTTAAAATAGAAGAACATACACGTTATGCAGAATACACAATTACAGTACCGGAAAGCAGCAATCCCGGTTATTTGATAAGGTGTTTTACAACTCAAAAAGGTTTTGTTAAAGACGTATATTATAAAGAAGACTTTATAAGTACTCCATACTTTGAAGATGCAACCATCATCCCGGTTTATTCAGGCTTTCAAAGCCGCATAAATATGAGACTGGTTGACGGCTCAGAAATATCCGGAGTAGTTAGCTTGCCCGCAGCAGCACCTGTCGGAGGACTTGATTTATCTGTATTAACGTTTACTGATGATTATATTGGGGTTTTTGAAGATATAACAATTCCACAAGGCTCCACCTAG
- a CDS encoding S1C family serine protease, with amino-acid sequence MLSNKNSKKTILYILISTAVLSTLVIALLANLYRQPPKSTAPQINNNSGIPQPQLLSAGIESGMTIAEAVAKSSIPGVVGLSVLKLEGNSIFDGNTSEKWGVGSGVIAHPNGYIITNNHVAGGKSKRIIVNLSDGRNVDGTTVWSDPVLDLAVVKISLKGLPTIPLGDANTVQIGQPAVAIGNPLGLQLQRTVTSGIISALNRTIKIETEEGTNYMEDLIQTDASINPGNSGGPLLNSRGEVIGINTIKVTSAEAIGFAVPINVVIPIIDKLVKKGQFSEPYMGVFAYDKEVVPYIDKNVKIDSGIYISTVDKKSPAFKSGIKECCVIEEVDGHKINTMLQLRTYLYSKEPGDVINVTYCHEGKPVKVPVKLTVKGSSKLLTR; translated from the coding sequence ATGCTCTCGAATAAGAATTCCAAGAAAACAATATTATATATTTTAATCTCCACTGCAGTCCTCAGCACCCTTGTTATCGCATTGCTCGCCAATCTTTACAGACAGCCGCCAAAGTCTACCGCACCACAAATCAATAACAATTCAGGTATTCCTCAGCCTCAGCTTTTAAGTGCCGGAATAGAGAGCGGTATGACAATAGCAGAAGCTGTTGCAAAGTCGTCCATACCGGGCGTTGTAGGATTATCGGTTTTAAAGTTGGAAGGCAATTCAATCTTTGATGGAAATACTTCTGAAAAATGGGGGGTTGGTTCAGGTGTTATAGCTCACCCCAATGGATATATCATTACCAATAACCATGTTGCGGGTGGGAAATCCAAAAGAATAATTGTAAATCTCTCTGACGGCAGAAATGTTGACGGCACGACAGTGTGGTCTGATCCTGTTTTGGATTTGGCTGTTGTAAAGATAAGCCTTAAAGGTCTCCCCACAATACCGCTTGGCGATGCAAATACAGTTCAAATCGGGCAGCCGGCTGTGGCAATCGGCAACCCTTTGGGTCTTCAACTGCAGAGAACCGTTACGTCAGGTATTATAAGTGCCTTAAACAGGACAATTAAAATTGAAACTGAAGAGGGAACAAATTACATGGAGGATCTTATCCAGACTGATGCCAGCATTAATCCAGGAAACAGCGGCGGTCCCCTTTTAAACTCGCGAGGAGAGGTTATCGGGATTAATACCATTAAGGTAACCAGTGCCGAGGCTATCGGATTTGCTGTTCCCATTAATGTAGTTATTCCTATTATTGACAAATTGGTAAAAAAGGGGCAATTCTCAGAGCCTTACATGGGGGTTTTCGCCTATGATAAAGAGGTAGTTCCTTACATTGACAAAAACGTAAAGATTGACAGCGGTATATATATCTCCACAGTTGACAAGAAGAGTCCTGCCTTTAAATCAGGTATAAAGGAATGCTGTGTAATTGAAGAGGTGGATGGACATAAAATAAATACAATGCTTCAGTTAAGGACTTACCTTTACTCTAAAGAGCCAGGTGAT